A single genomic interval of Paralichthys olivaceus isolate ysfri-2021 chromosome 7, ASM2471397v2, whole genome shotgun sequence harbors:
- the alpk3a gene encoding alpha-protein kinase 3 isoform X3 translates to MAQLTEDIQPSFDTTLKSKAVSENCNVKFTCAVSGHPAPELKWYKDDMEMDRYCGLPKYEIRRNGKIHTLHIYNCTLEDAAIYQVSASNSKGIVSCSGVLEVGTMSEFKIHQRFFAKLKQKAEKKKKESEEQSKKADKENILKETVQNSPERPPRKRHIPPQDGPLVKEPDAGEQLGAAAEPNGVTLEVNDMAAVTSIDSGLEKEDALVKKKIKISNSVDVDISSDSSRSHMMGNGGENCYDGGISLAQFLAEALQSQAAEEKQNSSLGEKPKEMNVSDGKEKERMQKEWEERGKALEEEYGKRREEDVAAEGENERKRSSEMLHTTGHGKHGSDVKHHKAHKDHDHHNIQASLSSMLHTVKDFFFGKNKKDSHDHTENKEKEFDHDSLQPLQPEMPLSFRLHQEPNPDVYKPSREDVVPMETDHPQEPSEHVDIVQQSHEHKCEDSFLHTDLPPDDKPPPERTEESTGQSVKVAVGATEAMDLSEATGSSRPSEDVSLSEPQVLTEMEHKDSQTASVNTEVPVNQREPECLIDSSEPNQQAARDESSPKEYMSASQQQTTAPHEEHPASAIAKFEEGWIPPNRVISLSDSHGFGRATQEEQLNIDLVGKVVKPDTAEGLSSSNKLCEEEKAEVKLLEQPCSDINRSEVTELPANSVDERVEPCENMTPDQVLPPLPAVTCAAEEDCVREENECTSPTQEMSLGFPAESLGLVDLKIQPKFHFPSAGEEVSQGQNLSAEQSASSGFSSSEKRSDLEEASNFALENSLEGNLCYNVKKEVILDSVNTEARDEHLQIEEIEKKVEEMDESKTLLVAETKGSEADVSEELTHQHGSEKQLGWPSVNIPTIHISTIEDSTDIQPTVPDVNQHEHFVIPKIEIIEPELKDSTVLELNKPESDLAMLQSHDATHMSETIIQDISVTDFPDSPSQKSMQSNNSLTEKVKEVAQLPDETKIIEQGQPHKQSSEQLPQMETALIPVINVSCTDDKEDHAFVNANVSHVLEPFETPTVPLFVVPPISVTCHESDPGLSLPTQSEWTETETDVTLRVTNHNAVYDLMTKPEKSLSGQQTVEEVAEKIIKENTPSLLSEALTPKAGDNVPSSNKTTEDNTVPEISKIKPLKEPKTENSVSEEVQRSRPSVDRLSSKPPAHPSLSPASLRKFMSKAVLDSDSETVTAVPVITVGDRQSDKADEDLSGGSTPTSSLSCENSPRLKRRDSLSLIRSATPEELASGARRKIFILKPKEDGDGAVVGALDTQGKKETPYMSPSQARRAALLQAPKGQNTPPMERRSPLLNRRKATLEVPKAMDETPKEEAVTKKEEKPAEKKLDPLKAPQVIRKIRGEPFPDASGHLKLWCQFFNVLSDSTIKWYREEEEILEVKRSGGDESQVALAIVLASSQDCGVYGCTINNEYGTDTTDFLLSVDVLSDILLKDDLEVGEEIEMTPLMFTKGLVDCGSWGDKYFGRIMNEAVHIGEGCAHKASRVRVIYGLDPIFDSGSNCIIKILNPIAYGTKQESNLAERNLEITKQECKVQNMIREYCKIFTAEARVNENFGFSLEVIPQYLMYRPANSVPYATVEANLEGVFQKYCMMGPKGQLITQTVSEVEQKCSSFQHWIHQWTHGNLLVTRLEGVETKLTNVRVVTKSKGYQGLTERGSPEVFDQFLTQHQCNYYCGLLCLRSLKNMDSLQQPTKIKGSRSPLLNRKLGSGSPQLQRKGHSPQISRKANSSPKVTRKVQETEDNKSDTKTKPAETADALEMQ, encoded by the exons ATGGCTCAGCTGACCGAGGACATACAGCCGTCCTTTGACACCACCTTGAAATCCAAGGCAGTGTCGGAAAACTGCAACGTGAAGTTCACCTGTGCGGTTTCAG GTCACCCAGCTCCAGAACTGAAGTGGTACAAAGATGATATGGAAATGGACCGGTACTGTGGACTCCCAAAATATGAAATTCGACGGAATGGAAAAATTCACACCCTCCATATTTACAA CTGCACATTGGAAGATGCAGCAATCTATCAGGTGTCAGCCAGCAACAGCAAAGGCATTGTCTCCTGCTCGGGAGTTCTCGAGGTTGGCACCATGAGCGAGTTCAAGATCCACCAGCGGTTCTTTGCTAAGCTGAaacagaaagcagagaagaagaagaaagaatcTGAGGAACAATCCAAAAAGGCAGATAAAGAAAACATACTGAAAGAGACAGTGCAAAATAGCCCAGAGCGTCCTCCAAGGAAGCGGCACATCCCGCCACAGGATGGGCCTTTGGTCAAGGAGCCTGATGCTGGAGAACAActtggagctgctgcagaaccTAATGGCGTTACCTTGGAAGTCAATGATATGGCCGCTGTCACATCCATAGACAGCGGCCTGGAGAAGGAGGATGCCttggttaaaaagaaaataaagatctCAAATAGTGTCGATGTTGACATTagcagtgacagcagcagaagccACATGATGGGGAACGGAGGTGAAAACTGTTACGATGGAGGAATCAGTTTGGCCCAGTTTTTGGCTGAGGCGCTCCAGTCTCAGGCAGCTGAGGAGAAACAGAACTCATCTTTGGGGGAGAAACCTAAAGAGATGAATGTAAGTGAtggcaaagagaaagagaggatgcaaaAGGAGtgggaagaaagagggaaagcTCTGGAGGAAGAGTAtgggaaaagaagagaagaggacgTGGCTGCAGaaggagagaatgaaagaaaacggTCGTCGGAGATGTTGCACACAACAGGCCACGGTAAACATGGCTCAGACGTCAAACATCACAAGGCTCATAAGGATCATGACCATCACAACATCCaggcctccctctcctccatgcTCCACACGGTCAAAGACTTCTTCTTTGGTAAGAATAAGAAAGACTCTCACGATCACACTGAGAACAAGGAGAAAGAGTTTGACCACGACTCACTTCAGCCTCTTCAACCAGAAATGCCGCTGTCATTTAGGCTGCACCAGGAACCTAATCCAGACGTATACAAACCATCGAGAGAGGACGTTGTTCCCATGGAAACAGATCATCCACAAGAGCCTTCAGAACATGTGGATATAGTTCAACAATCACATGAACACAAGTGTGAAGACAGTTTTCTGCACACTGACCTGCCACCAGATGATAAACCGCCACCTGAGCGCACAGAAGAGTCCACAGGTCAGAGTGTCAAGGTCGCTGTTGGGGCTACGGAGGCCATGGATCTGTCTGAGGCGACTGGGAGCAGCAGGCCAAGCGAAGACGTGTCATTGTCCGAGCCTCAAGTTCTCACCGAG ATGGAACACAAAGATTCTCAGACAGCTTCCGTCAACACAGAGGTTCCTGTAAACCAGCGAGAACCAGAGTGTTTGATAGATTCATCAGAGCCCAATCAACAGGCTGCAAGAGATGAGTCTTCACCCAAGGAATACATGTCTGCCTCTCAACAGCAAACCACAGCCCCTCATGAAGAACACCCTGCATCAGCTATTGCTAAGTTTGAAGAAGGCTGGATTCCCCCTAACCGTGTTATCTCACTGTCAGACAGCCACGGCTTTGGTCGAGCAACCCAAGAGGAGCAGCTGAATATCGATTTAGTGGGCAAGGTGGTTAAACCTGACACAGCGGAAGGCCTGTCCTCCTCCAACAAGTTGTGTGAGGAAGAGAAAGCTGAAGTGAAATTGCTCGAACAGCCATGCTCAGATATAAACAGATCTGAGGTTACTGAATTACCAGCAAATTCAGTGGATGAGAGAGTAGAGCCATGTGAGAACATGACACCAGATCAGGTGCTTCCACCTCTGCCTGCTGTGACTTGCGCTGCAGAGGAAGATTGTGTAAGAGAAGAGAACGAATGTACCTCACCCACTCAGGAAATGAGCTTGGGATTTCCGGCTGAGAGTTTAGGGCTGGTTGACCTAAAAATACAGCCCAAATTTCACTTTCCTTCTGCAGGAGAGGAGGTCTCACAAGGCCAAAATCtcagtgcagagcagagtgCAAGCTCAGGTTTTAGCAGCAGTGAAAAAAGAAGTGACTTGGAAGAGGCGTCGAATTTTGCCTTAGAGAACAGTTTAGAGGGTAACTTGTGTTACAATGTGAAGAAGGAGGTGATTTTAGACAGTGTTAACACTGAAGCGAGAGATGAGCATCTACAGATTGAAGAGATTGAGAAGAAAGTAGAAGAGATGGATGAATCAAAAACACTTTTAGTAGCAGAGACCAAGGGAAGTGAAGCTGACGTTTCGGAGGAACTGACACATCAACATGGTAGTGAGAAACAACTGGGTTGGCCTTCAGTGAATATTCCAACAATCCACATATCTACCATTGAAGACAGCACAGATATTCAACCAACTGTGCCAGATGTAAACCAACATGAACATTTTGTAATCCCAAAAATTGAAATAATAGAGCCCGAGCTCAAAGATAGCACTGTTCTGGAATTGAATAAGCCAGAATCAGATCTGGCAATGTTGCAAAGCCATGATGCAACTCATATGTCAGAGACGATAATCCAAGACATTAGCGTGACTGACTTTCCAGACTCGCCCTCGCAGAAAAGTATGCAGAGTAATAATTCACTGACAGAGAAAGTAAAGGAAGTTGCACAATTACCTGATGAGACTAAGATAATTGAGCAGGGGCAGCCGCACAAGCAAAGCAGTGAACAGCTCCCTCAGATGGAGACTGCATTAATTCCTGTTATAAATGTGTCATGCACTGATGACAAGGAGGATCATGCATTTGTAAATGCCAACGTTTCGCATGTACTGGAGCCTTTCGAAACTCCAACAGTGCCTTTGTTTGTGGTGCCCCCGATCTCTGTCACTTGTCATGAAAGTGATCCAGGTCTCAGCTTGCCCACGCAAAGTGAgtggacagaaacagaaactgatGTCACGCTAAGGGTAACAAATCACAATGCGGTCTATGACTTGATGACAAAGCCTGAAAAAAGTCTGAGTGGACAACAGACTGTTGAAGAAGTGGCAGAGAAGATTATAAAAGAGAACACCCCGTCTTTGCTAAGTGAAGCTCTTACACCAAAGGCTGGTGACAATGTGCCATCATCCAATAAGACAACAGAAGACAATACTGTTCCTGAAATTTCAAAGATAAAACCTCTTAAAGAGCCCAAAACAGAGAATTCAGTTTCTGAGGAAGTGCAGAGAAGCAGACCTTCTGTTGACAGACTCAGCTCCAAACCCCCAGCACACCCATCACTGAGTCCAGCCAGTCTCCGCAAATTCATGTCCAAAGCTGTTCTGGactcagacagtgagacagtgacGGCTGTCCCTGTCATCACTGTGGGTGATCGTCAGAGTGACAAAGCGGACGAGGATCTCAGTGGAGGCTCGACGCCAACGTCGTCCCTCTCCTGTGAGAACAGTCCCCGGCTGAAACGCAGAGACAGCCTGTCCCTCATACGCTCTGCCACGCCCGAGGAGCTGGCCTCTGGCGCTCGCCGCAAAATCTTCATCCTTAAGCCTAAAGAGGATGGAGATGGAGCAGTGGTTGGTGCGCTGGACACTCAAGGCAAGAAGGAGACCCCCTACATGTCACCCAGTCAGGCTCGCAGGGCGGCGTTATTACAAGCTCCGAAAGGACAGAATACACCACCGATGGAGAGACGCTCTCCACTGCTGAACCGCAGGAAGGCCACGCTGGAGGTACCAAAGGCCATGGACGAGACTCCCAAAGAGGAAGCAGTcacaaaaaaagaggaaaaaccaGCTGAAAAGAAGCTAgacccattgaaag CTCCACAGGTGATCCGAAAGATCAGGGGAGAGCCGTTCCCAGATGCCTCTGGACACCTGAAGCTGTGGTGCCAGTTCTTCAACGTACTCAGTGACTCCACCATCAAGTGGtacagagaagaggaagagatacTGGAAGTGAAGAGAAG CGGAGGTGATGAAAGCCAAGTAGCGCTGGCTATTGTGCTGGCATCCAGCCAAGACTGTGGGGTATATGGCTGCACTATCAATAATGAATATGGGACGGACACCACTGACTTCCTGCTCAGCGTAGATG TTCTCTCTGATATACTACTAAAAGATGATCTGGAAG tGGGAGAGGAGATCGAGATGACACCACTGATGTTCACCAAAGGCCTGGTGGACTGCGGCAGCTGGGGCGACAAGTACTTTGGCCGCATCATGAACGAAGCGGTGCACATCGGCGAGGGTTGCGCTCACAAAGCCAGTAGAGTGAGGGTCATCTACGGCCTCGACCCCATCTTTGACTCCGGAAGCAATTGTATTATCAAAATTCTAAACCCCATCGCGTACGGAACTAAACAAGAGAGCAACCTGGCTGAGAGGAATCTAGAGATTACTAAGCAA GAATGCAAAGTCCAAAACATGATACGAGAATACTGTAAAATCTTTACGGCAGAGGCGAGAGTTAATGAGAACTTTGGCTTTTCACTAGA AGTGATCCCTCAGTATCTCATGTACCGCCCTGCCAACTCTGTGCCGTACGCCACAGTGGAGGCCAACCTTGAAGGAGTCTTTCAAAAATATTGTATGATGGGTCCTAAAGGCCAGCTGATCACACAAACCGTTTCTGAGGTGGAGCAGAAATGCAGCTCCTTCCAGCACTGGATCCATCAGTGGACACACGGCAATCTGCTCGTCACTCGACTGGAAG GTGTTGAAACAAAGCTAACAAATGTTAGAGTTGTGACCAAGTCAAAAGG ATACCAGGGATTAACAGAACGCGGCTCTCCAGAAGTTTTCGACCAGTTCCTGACGCAGCACCAGTGCAACTACTATTGTGGACTTCTCTGCCTGCGCTCCCTGAAGAATATGGACAGTCTGCAGCAGCCCACCAAAATAAAGGGGTCCCGGAGCCCCCTCCTCAACCGCAAGTTAGGCTCAGGGAGCCCGCAGCTGCAGCGTAAAGGACACAGCCCTCAGATATCAAGAAAGGCCAACTCAAGCCCAAAAGTGACCAGAAAAgttcaggagacagaggacaatAAATCAGACACCAAAACCAAACCTGCAGAAACTGCTGATGCTCTTGAAATGCAATAg